One Streptomyces sp. SAI-135 DNA segment encodes these proteins:
- a CDS encoding SDR family oxidoreductase, translating into MLLTDKTAIVYGAGGSIGGAVARALAEQGARVHLVGRTRQSLEAVAADIKNAEVAVVDALDEAAVEAHADRVGAIDISFNLVTRGDVQGAPLTDMAVDDFMRPVTDGLRANFITARAAGRRMAARGSGVILALNSGSAHGSPMMGGTGPADGAIDTLVRNLAIELGPRGVRAVGLWVAGVPETFTVEKLSAVNPAIDESAVQGIVDHLAGMRMTRRNPTLAEIAATAVFLASDHAGGITGTFVNATGGMVSV; encoded by the coding sequence ATGCTGCTCACCGACAAGACCGCGATCGTCTACGGCGCCGGCGGATCCATCGGCGGCGCGGTCGCCCGTGCCCTCGCCGAGCAGGGCGCCAGGGTCCACCTCGTCGGCCGCACCCGGCAGTCCCTGGAGGCGGTGGCCGCCGACATCAAGAACGCCGAGGTCGCCGTCGTGGACGCGCTCGACGAGGCGGCCGTGGAGGCGCACGCCGACCGGGTCGGCGCCATCGACATCTCCTTCAACCTGGTCACGCGCGGCGATGTGCAGGGCGCGCCGCTCACCGACATGGCGGTCGACGACTTCATGCGGCCGGTCACCGACGGTCTGCGCGCCAACTTCATCACCGCCCGTGCCGCCGGACGCCGTATGGCCGCGCGCGGCTCCGGTGTGATCCTCGCCCTCAACAGCGGTTCCGCGCACGGCAGTCCGATGATGGGCGGCACCGGGCCCGCGGACGGGGCGATCGACACGCTCGTGCGCAACCTGGCGATCGAGCTGGGGCCGCGCGGGGTGCGGGCGGTCGGGCTGTGGGTGGCCGGGGTGCCCGAGACGTTCACCGTGGAGAAGCTCTCCGCGGTCAACCCGGCGATCGACGAGAGTGCCGTCCAGGGCATCGTCGACCACCTCGCCGGGATGCGCATGACCCGGCGCAACCCCACCCTCGCCGAGATCGCCGCCACCGCGGTGTTCCTGGCCTCCGACCACGCGGGCGGCATCACCGGCACGTTCGTCAACGCGACGGGCGGGATGGTGTCCGTCTGA
- a CDS encoding sigma-70 family RNA polymerase sigma factor — translation MATEVCAVCGNPLAARAGRTGRGSVYCSAACRQKAYRERRRPQGLTVQGLIDDIGRQAGRLAPQPADALYSTVSELAASVAQLRRVARTARDTVRDSGDCVTATPVTQPAGPAPVAHLTETDFAALTEQYRREIQVHCYRMTGSYDEAEDLVQETFLRAWRARDGFQGRASARTWLYRIATNTSLDLLRRTARRPQRYEPVPGMNHGDGEPPARITWLQPYPDDEMPLTEEHEQPESAAVSRETLELVLLAAIQHLPPRQRAALVLRDALGLTAAETAEALETSVASVNSALQRARPALRQHLPRERSDWRAPVPTQDQQAVLDRYMAAVGRLDFDAMATLLTEDVILTMPPNPFWFTGRDAIIDFVRVSLDPGSPMFLGHWRSLPTRANGQLAAANYVRRPGTSVYRAQVLDVLRFADRGHGDRIAEITSFEPHLFPAFGLPLRL, via the coding sequence ATGGCCACAGAAGTCTGCGCGGTGTGCGGGAACCCGCTCGCCGCGCGAGCCGGCCGCACCGGCCGCGGCTCCGTCTACTGCTCCGCCGCCTGCCGGCAGAAGGCGTACCGGGAACGCCGCCGGCCGCAGGGCCTCACGGTGCAGGGGCTCATCGACGACATCGGGCGGCAGGCGGGGCGGCTGGCACCGCAGCCCGCGGACGCCCTCTACTCGACCGTCAGCGAACTGGCCGCGTCCGTGGCGCAGTTGAGGCGCGTGGCCCGTACGGCACGGGACACCGTCCGGGACTCCGGGGATTGCGTCACGGCCACCCCCGTGACGCAACCCGCCGGCCCCGCCCCCGTCGCCCACCTCACCGAGACCGACTTCGCCGCCCTCACCGAGCAGTACCGCCGTGAGATCCAGGTGCACTGCTACCGCATGACGGGGTCCTACGACGAGGCCGAGGACCTGGTGCAGGAGACCTTCCTGCGGGCCTGGCGGGCGCGGGACGGGTTCCAGGGCCGGGCGAGCGCGCGGACCTGGCTGTACCGGATCGCCACCAACACCAGCCTGGACCTGCTGCGCCGGACCGCGCGCCGCCCTCAGCGGTACGAACCGGTGCCCGGGATGAACCACGGCGACGGGGAGCCGCCCGCCCGTATCACCTGGCTCCAGCCCTACCCCGACGACGAGATGCCCCTCACCGAGGAGCACGAGCAGCCCGAGTCCGCCGCGGTCTCCCGCGAGACCCTGGAGCTCGTCCTGCTCGCCGCGATCCAGCATCTGCCCCCGCGTCAACGGGCCGCACTGGTCCTGCGCGACGCCCTCGGACTGACCGCGGCCGAGACCGCCGAGGCCCTGGAGACCAGCGTGGCCTCCGTCAACAGCGCGCTCCAGCGGGCCCGGCCCGCCCTGCGCCAACACCTGCCCCGGGAACGCTCCGACTGGCGGGCTCCGGTGCCCACCCAGGACCAACAAGCCGTACTGGACCGGTACATGGCGGCCGTCGGACGGCTCGACTTCGACGCGATGGCCACGCTGCTCACCGAGGACGTCATCCTCACCATGCCGCCGAACCCGTTCTGGTTCACCGGCCGGGACGCGATCATCGACTTCGTGCGGGTCAGCCTCGATCCCGGCTCCCCGATGTTCCTCGGGCACTGGCGCAGCCTGCCCACCCGGGCCAACGGCCAGCTCGCGGCGGCGAACTACGTCCGCAGGCCCGGGACCAGCGTCTACCGGGCCCAGGTCCTGGACGTCCTGCGCTTCGCGGACCGGGGTCACGGTGACCGCATCGCGGAGATCACCTCCTTCGAGCCGCACCTCTTCCCCGCGTTCGGGCTGCCCCTGCGGCTGTGA
- a CDS encoding EamA family transporter, with product MRTQTAHRPVTILLTALAPVSWGTTYAVTTEFLPPDRPLFTGMMRALPAGLVLLALARVLPRGVWWGKAAVLGALNIGAFFPLLFLSAYRLPGGMAAVVGSVGPLIVVGLSAGLLGQRPTARSVLTGLVAAFGVSLVVLKAAGALDLVGVLAALAATASMSLGTVLTKRWGRPDGVGPLALTAWQLTAGGLLIAPLALLAEGAPPALDGPAVGGYLYLALANTAVAYWLWFRGIGRLTATQVTFLGPLSPLTAAVVGWAALGQTLTPLQLTGMALAFGATVAGQLGVRPPARPAFGPAERDPRGTTDLASATLRR from the coding sequence ATGAGAACGCAGACCGCCCACCGTCCCGTCACCATCCTGCTCACCGCCCTCGCCCCCGTCTCCTGGGGCACCACCTACGCCGTCACCACCGAGTTCCTCCCGCCCGACCGGCCCCTGTTCACCGGCATGATGCGGGCGCTGCCCGCCGGGCTCGTGCTCCTCGCCCTCGCGCGTGTGCTGCCGCGTGGCGTCTGGTGGGGGAAGGCGGCCGTGCTCGGGGCGCTGAACATCGGGGCCTTCTTCCCGCTGCTGTTCCTGTCGGCGTACCGGCTGCCGGGCGGGATGGCCGCCGTGGTCGGGTCGGTGGGGCCGCTGATCGTCGTCGGACTGTCGGCCGGGCTGCTGGGGCAGCGGCCCACCGCCCGGAGCGTGCTGACCGGACTCGTGGCCGCGTTCGGCGTGAGCCTGGTCGTGCTCAAGGCGGCCGGGGCCCTCGACCTCGTCGGTGTCCTCGCGGCGCTCGCGGCCACCGCCTCCATGTCCCTCGGTACCGTGCTGACCAAGCGCTGGGGCCGCCCCGACGGCGTCGGCCCCCTCGCGCTCACCGCCTGGCAGCTCACCGCGGGCGGTCTGCTGATCGCGCCGCTCGCCCTCCTCGCCGAGGGCGCCCCGCCCGCGCTCGACGGGCCCGCGGTCGGCGGCTACCTCTACCTCGCGCTGGCGAACACGGCGGTGGCGTACTGGCTCTGGTTCCGCGGCATCGGCCGCCTCACCGCCACCCAGGTCACCTTCCTCGGCCCGCTGTCCCCCCTGACCGCCGCGGTCGTCGGCTGGGCGGCGCTGGGACAGACGCTCACACCTCTCCAGCTCACGGGCATGGCGCTGGCTTTCGGGGCGACCGTGGCGGGCCAGTTGGGCGTACGGCCGCCCGCCCGGCCCGCGTTCGGTCCCGCCGAGCGGGATCCCCGCGGAACCACGGACCTGGCGTCCGCGACGCTTCGCCGGTAG
- a CDS encoding MarR family transcriptional regulator, whose amino-acid sequence MSAQRKDAVDAIIDQWAAVRPDLDTRAMEVFGRVYRLARTMGDRVDKVYAPYGISRGEFDVLATLRRAGEPYTLSPRRLSSTLMLTTGGMTGRLDRLERAGLLRRSPDPHDRRGLQVTLTEKGLSVIDEAVGAGLAAQTQALSALDDEQAGQLADLLRKLLEGTQNSGE is encoded by the coding sequence ATGAGTGCACAGCGCAAGGACGCCGTCGACGCGATCATCGACCAGTGGGCGGCCGTGCGGCCCGACCTCGACACCCGGGCCATGGAGGTCTTCGGGCGCGTCTACCGCCTCGCCCGCACCATGGGCGACCGCGTGGACAAGGTGTACGCCCCCTACGGCATCTCCCGCGGCGAGTTCGACGTCCTCGCCACCCTCCGCCGCGCCGGCGAGCCGTACACCCTCTCGCCCCGCCGGCTCTCCTCGACGCTGATGCTCACCACGGGCGGCATGACGGGCCGCCTCGACCGACTGGAGCGCGCCGGGCTCCTCCGCCGCTCCCCCGACCCCCACGACCGCCGAGGCCTCCAGGTCACCCTGACGGAGAAGGGCCTGAGCGTCATCGACGAGGCGGTCGGAGCGGGCCTCGCCGCCCAGACACAGGCCCTGTCCGCCCTCGACGACGAACAGGCCGGCCAACTGGCCGACCTGTTGCGGAAGTTGCTGGAGGGGACGCAGAACTCCGGGGAGTGA
- a CDS encoding FAD-dependent monooxygenase, protein MNRTPVIVVGSGPTGLLLAGDLATAGVPVTVVEKRPHRISNLSRAFVLHARTLEQLDARGLADGLEAVGQRLDRLRLFGSLTIGLEDLPSRFHHLLVLPQYEVEKALERRAVEAGVDFRYETGVTGLSQDENGVTVRVEGPDGVTESLRAEYVVGADGMRSTVRDAIGLPFPGHSVIRSVVLADVRLAEQPETLLTVNAVGDAFAFIAPFGDGYHRVIAWNRARDVADSEPLDLDEIKEVARLALGRDFGMHDARWMSRFHSDERQAPAYRVGRVFLAGDAAHVHTPAGGQGMNTGLQDAANLSWKLAQVTGGHAGPDLLDSYQCERHPVGRAVLRSSGGIVRLAMARRPWELALRAALTTVLDHVGPARRRMLGQLTGIGYKYAAPRSAHPLTGTRVPDVALADGGRLHESLRGGRFVLITPAPSLDPGPRKDRLAVERWASGRRTTVLVRPDGYVGWAKEEATPADIEAALAGHVG, encoded by the coding sequence ATGAACCGCACCCCCGTGATCGTCGTCGGCTCCGGCCCCACCGGCCTGCTGCTGGCCGGTGACCTGGCCACCGCCGGCGTCCCCGTCACCGTCGTCGAGAAGCGGCCGCACCGGATCAGCAACCTCTCCCGGGCCTTCGTCCTGCACGCCCGCACCCTGGAGCAGCTCGACGCCCGCGGTCTCGCCGACGGTCTGGAGGCGGTGGGGCAGCGTCTGGACCGACTCCGGCTGTTCGGCAGCCTGACCATCGGCCTGGAGGACCTCCCCTCCCGTTTCCACCACCTCCTGGTCCTGCCGCAGTACGAGGTCGAGAAGGCCCTGGAGCGGCGGGCGGTGGAAGCGGGCGTCGACTTCCGGTACGAGACCGGGGTGACGGGCCTGTCCCAGGACGAGAACGGCGTGACGGTGCGGGTCGAGGGACCGGACGGTGTCACGGAGTCCCTGCGCGCCGAGTACGTCGTGGGCGCCGACGGCATGCGCAGCACCGTGCGCGACGCGATCGGGCTGCCCTTCCCCGGTCACTCGGTGATCCGTTCGGTGGTCCTGGCGGACGTCCGCCTCGCCGAGCAGCCCGAGACCCTGCTCACCGTCAACGCCGTGGGAGACGCCTTCGCCTTCATCGCCCCCTTCGGCGACGGCTACCACCGGGTCATCGCCTGGAACCGCGCCCGTGACGTCGCCGACAGCGAGCCCCTCGACCTCGACGAGATCAAGGAGGTCGCCCGGCTCGCCCTGGGCCGGGACTTCGGGATGCACGACGCCCGCTGGATGTCCCGCTTCCACAGCGACGAACGCCAGGCCCCCGCCTACCGGGTGGGCCGGGTCTTCCTGGCCGGCGACGCCGCCCACGTCCACACCCCGGCCGGCGGTCAGGGCATGAACACCGGGCTCCAGGACGCGGCGAACCTGAGCTGGAAGCTGGCCCAGGTGACGGGCGGGCACGCGGGCCCCGACCTCCTGGACAGCTACCAGTGCGAACGCCACCCCGTCGGCAGGGCCGTGCTCCGCAGCAGCGGCGGCATCGTCCGCCTCGCGATGGCCAGGCGCCCCTGGGAGCTGGCCCTGCGCGCCGCGCTCACCACCGTCCTCGACCACGTCGGCCCGGCCCGCCGCAGAATGCTCGGCCAACTCACCGGAATCGGCTACAAGTACGCCGCCCCGCGCTCCGCCCACCCCCTGACGGGCACCCGGGTCCCCGACGTGGCCCTCGCGGACGGCGGCCGCCTCCACGAGTCCCTGCGCGGCGGCAGGTTCGTCCTGATCACCCCCGCCCCCTCCCTCGACCCGGGCCCCCGCAAGGACCGCCTCGCCGTGGAACGCTGGGCGAGCGGACGGCGTACGACCGTACTGGTGCGGCCCGACGGATACGTGGGGTGGGCGAAGGAGGAGGCGACGCCGGCGGACATCGAGGCGGCACTCGCCGGCCACGTCGGCTGA
- a CDS encoding TetR family transcriptional regulator yields the protein MNETPRRRSDETRDAILAAARERFAADGYERATIRAIAKDAHIDPSMVMRYYGNKEGLFAAAVSVDLRLPDTGSLPRHDIGRALVSRFLDLWEENEVLTALLRVGATNQAGAERMQGIFGEQVLPVALRVCPGPEQAPARAALAATQLLGLALTRYVLRFPPTVALAREEIVAWLAPTVQRYLTAPSP from the coding sequence ATGAACGAAACCCCCCGCCGCCGCTCCGACGAGACCCGCGACGCGATCCTCGCCGCGGCCCGCGAGCGTTTCGCCGCCGACGGCTACGAGCGGGCCACCATCCGCGCCATCGCCAAGGACGCGCACATCGACCCGTCCATGGTGATGCGCTACTACGGCAACAAGGAGGGCCTGTTCGCGGCGGCCGTCTCCGTCGACCTGAGGCTGCCGGACACCGGCTCACTACCCCGGCACGACATCGGCCGCGCCCTCGTGTCGCGCTTCCTTGACCTGTGGGAGGAGAACGAGGTGCTGACCGCGCTGCTGCGGGTCGGCGCGACCAATCAGGCGGGGGCCGAGCGGATGCAGGGCATCTTCGGGGAGCAGGTGCTGCCGGTGGCCCTGCGGGTGTGTCCGGGCCCGGAGCAGGCTCCCGCGCGGGCCGCGCTGGCCGCCACGCAGCTGCTGGGGCTCGCGCTGACCCGGTACGTCCTGCGGTTCCCGCCGACCGTGGCGCTGGCCCGCGAGGAGATCGTCGCGTGGCTCGCGCCCACGGTGCAGCGGTACCTCACCGCGCCGAGCCCCTGA
- the malQ gene encoding 4-alpha-glucanotransferase, whose amino-acid sequence MVAPPGPELSRLAESYGVATSYQPAPDRTVAASATAVTLALAALGVDAGDPAAALAARERELRARLLPPTVVCWSGSPPAFVADLPEGTRLRITTEQGETRASADRLPPGVHRLTATAPDGRTGDAHLIVAPPRLPAPPGRSYGILVQLYSLLSRRSWGMGDLGDLAELTSWAGRALGAGFVQVNPLHAAVPGAPTDPSPYRPSSRRFPDPVHLRIEDIPEYAHVTDPDRLRTLRERAERLRESVLEKGALIDRDAVWELKREALELVREVPLGPGRRAAYADYLAEGGQALEDHATWCALAEAHGSDWRGWPPGLRDPRSAETARARRELMDRVDFHCRLAWLTESQLGAAQRTAREAGMPLGVVHDLAVGVHPEGADAWAQQAYFAAGMSVGAPPDAFNARGQDWGLPPWRPDRLAESGYAPYRQLLRALFRYAGALRIDHVMGLFRLWWVPQGHPPTEGTYVRYDAEAMLAVLVLEASRAGAVVIGEDLGTVEPGVREALRERGVLGTSVLWFERDWEGDGRPLPPERWRADCLATATTHDLPPTASRLTGEHVELRDSLGLLTRPLDEERAEAAADTGEWLELLARLGLLHGTGGGADPSSEEAQIQAVHRYLLNTPARMVGVWLPDAVGDRRPQNLPGTWDQYPNWRLPIADGEGRAVTLEDLAGSARLHALVEVLRAP is encoded by the coding sequence ATGGTGGCGCCCCCCGGTCCGGAGTTGTCGCGGCTGGCCGAGTCCTACGGCGTCGCCACCTCCTACCAGCCCGCCCCGGACCGTACGGTCGCCGCCTCCGCCACCGCCGTCACCCTGGCCCTGGCCGCCCTCGGGGTCGACGCGGGCGATCCGGCCGCCGCGCTCGCCGCCCGGGAGCGCGAGCTGCGCGCGCGCCTGCTGCCGCCGACGGTGGTGTGCTGGAGCGGCAGCCCGCCCGCCTTCGTCGCCGACCTGCCCGAGGGCACCCGGCTGCGCATCACCACCGAACAGGGCGAGACCCGCGCCTCCGCCGACCGACTCCCGCCCGGTGTCCACCGGTTGACCGCCACCGCCCCCGACGGCCGCACCGGCGACGCACACCTGATCGTGGCCCCGCCGCGGCTGCCGGCACCCCCCGGGCGGTCGTACGGAATCCTCGTCCAGCTCTACTCCCTGCTCTCCCGGCGCTCCTGGGGCATGGGCGACCTCGGCGACCTCGCCGAACTGACCTCCTGGGCCGGGCGCGCCCTCGGCGCCGGCTTCGTCCAGGTCAACCCGCTGCACGCGGCCGTGCCCGGCGCCCCCACCGACCCGTCCCCCTACCGCCCGTCCTCGCGCCGCTTCCCCGACCCGGTGCACCTGCGGATCGAGGACATCCCCGAGTACGCCCACGTCACGGACCCGGACCGGCTGCGGACCCTGCGCGAGCGGGCCGAGCGGCTGCGCGAGTCCGTGCTGGAGAAAGGCGCGCTGATCGACCGGGACGCGGTGTGGGAACTGAAGCGGGAGGCCCTCGAACTCGTCCGCGAGGTCCCGCTCGGACCCGGCCGCCGCGCCGCCTACGCCGACTATCTCGCCGAGGGCGGCCAGGCCCTGGAGGACCACGCGACCTGGTGCGCGCTGGCCGAGGCGCACGGCTCGGACTGGCGCGGCTGGCCCCCCGGCCTGCGCGACCCGCGATCCGCCGAGACGGCCCGCGCCCGCCGTGAGCTGATGGACCGCGTCGACTTCCACTGCCGCCTCGCCTGGCTCACCGAGAGCCAGCTCGGTGCCGCGCAGCGCACCGCGCGGGAGGCGGGGATGCCGCTGGGCGTCGTGCACGACCTCGCGGTGGGTGTCCATCCCGAGGGCGCGGACGCGTGGGCCCAGCAGGCGTACTTCGCGGCCGGGATGTCCGTGGGAGCGCCCCCGGACGCCTTCAACGCCCGCGGCCAGGACTGGGGGCTGCCGCCGTGGCGCCCTGACCGGCTCGCGGAGTCCGGCTACGCGCCGTACCGGCAGCTGCTGCGGGCCCTCTTCCGGTACGCGGGCGCGCTGCGCATCGACCACGTCATGGGCCTGTTCCGGCTGTGGTGGGTCCCGCAGGGGCACCCGCCGACCGAGGGCACCTACGTCCGCTACGACGCGGAGGCCATGCTCGCCGTGCTCGTCCTGGAGGCCTCGCGGGCCGGGGCGGTGGTCATCGGCGAGGACCTCGGCACGGTCGAACCCGGGGTGCGGGAGGCGCTGCGGGAGCGGGGGGTGCTGGGGACGTCGGTGCTGTGGTTCGAGCGGGACTGGGAGGGCGACGGACGCCCGCTGCCGCCCGAGCGCTGGCGCGCCGACTGCCTGGCGACGGCGACCACGCACGACCTGCCGCCCACCGCCTCCCGCCTCACCGGCGAACATGTCGAACTCCGCGACAGCCTCGGTCTGCTGACCCGGCCGCTGGACGAGGAGCGCGCGGAGGCCGCGGCGGACACGGGGGAGTGGCTGGAGCTGCTGGCCCGGCTCGGACTGCTGCACGGCACGGGCGGCGGTGCCGACCCCTCCTCCGAGGAGGCGCAGATCCAGGCCGTGCACCGGTACCTGCTGAACACCCCGGCCCGCATGGTGGGGGTCTGGCTGCCGGACGCGGTGGGGGACCGCCGCCCGCAGAACCTGCCGGGCACGTGGGACCAGTACCCGAACTGGCGGCTGCCGATCGCGGACGGGGAGGGGCGGGCGGTGACGCTGGAGGACCTGGCGGGGTCCGCCCGGCTGCACGCGCTGGTGGAGGTGCTGCGGGCGCCGTAG
- a CDS encoding PadR family transcriptional regulator, with the protein MSTRHILLGLLAGGPSHGYDLKRRHDDRFPEARPLAYGQVYTTLQRLVRDGLAEVEGTDSDGGPERTRYRSTEAGARELAEWAGQIAPPAPFVTNEIFAKVVVSILSGGDPDAYLRAQRAAHMARMRELTAVKTAQGADLATVLSADYALNHLDADLRWMTTTAARLTSLTAEVDSA; encoded by the coding sequence ATGAGCACCCGCCACATCCTGCTGGGGCTGCTCGCCGGAGGGCCGAGCCATGGCTACGACCTCAAGCGACGCCACGACGACCGTTTCCCCGAGGCCCGTCCGCTGGCCTACGGGCAGGTCTACACGACCCTCCAGCGCCTGGTCCGCGACGGACTCGCCGAGGTCGAGGGCACCGACTCCGACGGCGGCCCCGAGCGCACCAGGTACCGCTCCACGGAGGCGGGCGCACGGGAACTGGCCGAGTGGGCCGGGCAGATCGCCCCGCCCGCGCCCTTCGTGACCAACGAGATCTTCGCCAAGGTCGTCGTCTCGATCCTGTCCGGCGGCGACCCGGACGCCTATCTCCGGGCCCAGCGCGCCGCCCACATGGCGCGGATGCGGGAGCTCACGGCGGTCAAGACCGCCCAGGGGGCCGACCTCGCGACCGTGCTCTCGGCGGACTACGCCCTCAACCACCTCGACGCCGACCTCCGCTGGATGACCACCACGGCGGCCCGGCTCACCTCACTGACCGCGGAGGTCGACTCAGCATGA
- a CDS encoding ABC transporter ATP-binding protein encodes MSNPEPLLAARDLVKTYGRSPALRGASVHLDAGEILAVTGTSGSGKSTLLHCLAGIVRPDAGAVSYGGERLDALPEKRLSELRRTEFGVVFQFGQLIPELTALDNVALPLLLAGLSRADAHTRAGAWLERFGVRGQAGLRPGEMSGGQAQRTALARALITGPKVVFADEPTGALDSLASEQVMTALVHTARESGTAVLLITHDAQVAAYADREVRMGDGAVVPVGVTA; translated from the coding sequence ATGAGCAACCCAGAGCCGCTGCTCGCGGCCCGCGACCTCGTGAAGACGTACGGCAGGTCACCGGCCCTGCGCGGCGCCTCGGTCCACCTGGACGCCGGCGAGATCCTCGCCGTCACCGGCACCAGCGGCAGTGGGAAGTCGACGCTGCTGCACTGCCTGGCCGGGATCGTCCGGCCGGACGCCGGTGCGGTGTCCTACGGCGGTGAGCGCCTCGACGCGCTGCCCGAGAAGCGGCTGAGCGAGCTGCGCCGTACGGAGTTCGGCGTGGTCTTCCAGTTCGGGCAGCTGATCCCCGAGCTGACGGCGCTCGACAATGTCGCGCTGCCGCTGCTCCTTGCGGGCCTCTCCCGCGCCGACGCCCACACGCGGGCCGGCGCGTGGCTGGAGCGGTTCGGGGTGCGCGGCCAGGCCGGGCTGCGACCTGGCGAGATGAGCGGCGGGCAGGCCCAGCGGACCGCGCTGGCCCGGGCCCTGATCACCGGCCCGAAGGTCGTCTTCGCCGACGAGCCGACCGGCGCGCTGGACTCCCTGGCGAGCGAGCAGGTCATGACGGCCCTGGTCCACACGGCCCGCGAGTCGGGCACGGCGGTCCTGCTGATCACGCACGACGCCCAGGTGGCGGCGTACGCGGACCGCGAGGTGCGGATGGGCGACGGGGCCGTCGTACCGGTGGGGGTGACGGCGTGA
- a CDS encoding ABC transporter permease — protein sequence MRTLRRDLRTAWLLTRGSDRREWWRIGLTAVGAMLATGIGAAVVALNSLDGYYSVSFGAGLLNSAGDRRNVSVVLALLLIPVLGFVGQCARLGAVHRDRRLAALRLAGADPGQVRRIAALESGPACLAGSAVTTALYAPLLLRLWERPPALVWAGVGLVAVAVPVLGAAVSALSLRRVVASPLGWVRRTRPVWGPGRTLRVVTVLLGVTALLVVVWSFTGGPVEVALGPAALFAVVLVVGCATVSLAGTAARRLGGVLAARAQSPAVLIAAERLRDDPWAAARTHAAVLLVTVVGSGFVGVRQVLLAVLRDRRREGTLAADVEYYTTGIDLTAAAILVALALVLTGLAVGTVESLATRRRGLAAQVAAGVPHRVLARALLLETALPLAPAIVLAGCGGMAISAWYASPAARHTPTALPYDALLVPVAVYAACLLAAATSLPLLRRSLRPAELRHT from the coding sequence GTGAGGACGCTGCGGCGGGATCTGCGGACGGCCTGGCTGCTCACCCGCGGGTCCGACCGGCGGGAGTGGTGGCGGATCGGGCTCACGGCCGTCGGGGCGATGCTCGCGACCGGCATCGGGGCGGCGGTCGTCGCGCTGAACTCCTTGGACGGGTACTACTCGGTGTCCTTCGGGGCGGGACTGCTGAACTCGGCGGGCGACCGGCGGAACGTGAGCGTCGTCCTGGCGCTGCTGCTGATCCCGGTGCTCGGCTTCGTCGGGCAGTGCGCGCGCCTCGGCGCGGTGCACCGGGACCGGCGGCTGGCCGCGCTGCGGCTGGCGGGCGCCGACCCGGGGCAGGTGCGGCGGATCGCGGCGCTGGAGTCGGGGCCGGCGTGCCTGGCGGGTTCGGCGGTGACCACGGCCCTGTACGCACCGCTGCTGCTGCGGCTGTGGGAGCGGCCGCCCGCCCTCGTCTGGGCCGGTGTCGGCCTGGTCGCCGTGGCCGTCCCGGTACTGGGCGCCGCGGTGAGCGCGCTGTCGCTGCGGCGGGTGGTGGCCTCGCCGCTGGGCTGGGTCCGGCGCACCCGGCCGGTGTGGGGTCCGGGGCGGACCCTGCGGGTGGTGACCGTGCTGCTCGGGGTCACGGCCCTGCTCGTCGTCGTGTGGTCGTTCACGGGCGGTCCCGTCGAGGTGGCCCTCGGCCCGGCGGCCCTGTTCGCCGTCGTCCTGGTCGTGGGGTGCGCGACGGTCTCCCTGGCCGGTACGGCGGCCCGGCGGCTGGGCGGGGTGCTCGCCGCCCGCGCCCAGAGCCCGGCGGTGCTGATCGCGGCGGAACGGCTGCGGGACGACCCGTGGGCGGCGGCGCGTACGCATGCCGCGGTGCTGCTGGTGACGGTCGTCGGCTCGGGCTTCGTGGGCGTGCGGCAGGTGCTGCTCGCGGTCCTGCGCGACAGGCGCCGGGAGGGGACTCTGGCGGCGGACGTGGAGTACTACACGACCGGCATCGACCTGACGGCCGCCGCGATCCTGGTGGCCCTCGCACTGGTCCTCACGGGGCTGGCCGTCGGCACCGTGGAGTCCCTGGCCACCCGGCGCCGGGGCCTGGCCGCGCAGGTCGCCGCGGGGGTGCCGCACCGGGTGCTGGCCAGGGCGCTGCTCCTGGAGACCGCGCTGCCGCTCGCCCCGGCGATCGTGCTCGCGGGATGCGGCGGCATGGCGATCAGCGCCTGGTACGCCTCGCCGGCCGCACGGCACACCCCGACAGCCCTGCCGTACGACGCCCTGCTGGTGCCCGTCGCGGTGTACGCGGCCTGCCTCCTGGCCGCCGCCACCTCGCTGCCCCTCCTGCGGCGCTCCCTGCGCCCCGCGGAGCTCCGGCACACCTGA